TGTAAATCATGCACTTGATCAAGTATAGGCTTATTATCTAccattttaaaatcaaaagaatTACTAATGAGATAGCATTTGTTACCGGAATCCTCAGTTTTGTATTTATTCTCCAAAGCATCCCATATGTCCTTTGCATCTTCGGTGCGTACATATCGAACAAAGGATCAGTGAGAGTGTTGAGATTCTTGAGAATATTCCCACAACATTTATAGTTGTCATCAtcccattttttcttcattgcaatttcattttcatgtggAGCTTGAGTTGTAGGAAGAACTAGACAAGGGGTATCCAGCACAAACCATGCTTCCAAAGTAGTAAGAATTCAACTTTCTCCTTCCAACGTATGTAGTTGTTTCCATCAAATCAATCTAACTTTGAAAGATCTTATGATACAATATTCAAAGAAGTGATAGtagagtttgaagaagaagaagccataatatttttctaaggaTTGTTGGAAAACGAATAGcaaatagaaattgaaaatggTAAAATAATGAGGCGATTGTTAATCTGTCTCTTAGACAAATATTACCTCCTACCATGAAATTGAGCTCTGCAAAAGAGAGTCTGGCAAGACTGTCCTCAAGATATAACACTATTTATATAGTGTACAGATTGTAAATTCTGAACACTAATCTTAGAACGAAGAGATGTAATAGCAACAGTTGTATTGTTTCATTTGAATTTAAACATGTCATTTCGTTTGAATTAAACCAAGATCATTGCTTGTTTCATTGCTAATAAGTCAATGAATATAAACAGGATGATGATACAGAACTGGATTGGGAGTAGTGACATGATGCAATAAGCTGGTGGATTAGGGGAGGGAGGATCATGTTAAGACTAAACACAGTATTCTACTAAAACATATATATCTTTACAGGAGAGTATCTTGATAATAAATATAccagaaatatttttcttggtgtTGAATTTATCATATcccactttttattttattttttattttttatttttttgaatgacTGCAGTGCAGACATCGGTAcgcaacattaatatattatttactatATAGAGTTTGGCACAAGATTccctttataataaaaatgtaaactGGAATCAAAAGTCATCTTTTGACACAAGTAATTTTGGCTTATTTTGAATCTGACAATTTTTATatgatctcatcttattttattctcaaacataatttaaatacaaaatttttaaactaatcactactactttttcaaactaatcattataactttttcaaacttttaaataaaaaaataattctaacttttttaaatttttaaataaaaattatattataaaattatattcttacaatattttaactttataatattttttattcaactttatctttctcatttcctaaaatttaaaaaaatactcaactcaaactatctcatctaaCTCCCAAAcaagcaattatatatatagcagcatGAAAAGATTAATTTTGTGCTCAACCAACTATAGTAATGGGTCAAAGATATTGGCAATATTTCAGCGacgtataaaaattaaaaaaaaaaatgcagagaaagaacATAAAAAGGCTAAAATGAagatcagaaaagaaaagaacatagAAAGGTTAAAATGAGAAGAAGATCAGAACGTAACATAATTCCAAATATAGGTTGCCTAATATATGATACCTCCATGATTTCCTGAACGGATACCCATTTCTTTGGTTGGGCTTCTATTCTTAAGGAAATACAAAGACAGAGAGCCAGACACTTTTGCTTATATAAGCAGCCTGCTGCTCTCCAACAGGACActaacacaaacaacaatacaaACATATGCACTATAATGGTCGGGGCTAATTACGGTTTAATCCATATTCCTCTACTAattaccccccccccctccctaaACCTAGCTTTGCTGCCTAACACCTCCAGGCTGAAGTGGCAACCATGGGCCTGTCGTGCCAGCAAAGCACCAACTCGGCCTGTCGTTTAGCCACGTGGAAGCCTCTGACCTGTACCTTTCCCAACAGACACTCGGCTTGAAAGTCAGCAAACTGGCTTAGTTGCACTGCCCTCATTCCCGCCCCACAGAAGACCTCCCTCCATGGCGGCACCCGCCTACCGACTGCCTCTACAGCCGCAACGATTCTTGGTCGCAACAACACCGTCTCGACTTTCTTGACCCAATCACCGCCACAGCCTCCGCTGCCGACGGCTGCATCCAGAGACTCAAACATCAAGGAGTAGAACTCTAGGCTGTTCACAAAGTTCCGTCGGAATGACGCCACTCCAGGGCCTTCCATCCACCCCTCGTTGTCTGAAAATATGACGACGCTCGGCGAGACTCGGCGTAGGTCACTGAGAAAAGCGGCGATGCTGTTGGTCGACCCGAGACGGCGAAAGATGGTTGGAGATAACAGAAGAGCGGTTTTTTCGCCTTCCATGAATTTGATGGCTTTGAAAGATAGCATTTCAAAGGTGCGAAGGAGCACGAATTCGACCTGGAGTCTGATTTTGAGTTCATGAGCGAATTGGGTGAGGTTTTCTTTGATCAGTCTACTTTCGACAGCATATTCTTCAGGCACGACAGCGGTGATTCGAAGAACCGGCGAGTTATTGGCTTTGCAAGGCTCGGCTGATCTCTCGGATATTTCCTTCATGAAGGAAGCGTATTGACCTCCAAAACCAATGTCGAAGTCAACGACATGGATGAAGTTTGAGCCATGAAGAGCTTCGAGGAGAGCTTGGTTGGTGGTGAAGTGAGAGAACAGGGGGATGGGGGAGATACTAGAGAAGGCCTTGTACGTCCTGATGGTCTGGACGATTTCGGACCAAGACGAGAGGCGAGGCGTCCGGTTCGAACCTGCAGTGGTTAGGAGAGTCTGGAAAGCTTCTTTGAAGTAAAACGCGGCTCTTTGGAGCGGTTTTCCGACTGGTGATCGAAGTCGTGGATTGAGCCGCTCCAATATCGCTTGGGCGAGCTGCAACTGGTTGGTGTCAAAGCAATCAGCAGCGCGAAGTAGGTCTTCTACAATCTCAAACCCGTTGAGGCCGAAATGATGAAAATCTTGTGCCAAATCAACAGAATTCAGACTGTGGGCCAGATTGTGAGTGGAATAAACTTCAGAGAGATTGAAATCAGATTGAACAAAGTGAATGGGATCAAACGGGTGAGATTGTGGGAGCTCCGGGAGGTGAGGAACATAAGGCTCACTTGGGTTGAACTGAAGAACAGTACTCTTCAAAGCAGGGGCAGGATCGTCGTGTAAACCCAACTCCTTAATGATGGAATCCCAATCCAGAGTAGTATGCAAAACATGATCTTCCCACTGATCAATTATCGGGTCCTCTGGCCGTGACAACACGTCTGTAAGGGCAGAGCTTTCGGTAGTAGAGGCTGGTCTTTCGATGACGGGGCTAGGGCTCCGACGTATGTCAAGAACTGAGGTGGGTTCGTAGGAAAGCTGGTTGGGAGTATTGACAGAGCCGTGGAAGCCGATATTTCGGACAGTGTTGTTGTAAGGAACcggtttagggtttggagatTGGCTGGTTTGTGGAGGATTGACGGTAACTCTCATCGCTAGGGATATCGAAAAGCGAGAAACGGAGCTCAGAGAGAGCTGTAGGTACGTAAATGTATCTACTTCTTGCGCTCTGAGCTTCCTTTTCAAAGTGAGAAATGGGAGAGGGACTTTTAGAGGTTATGATGGCTGCCTTTTATCTTTGCGTGTGTG
Above is a genomic segment from Juglans microcarpa x Juglans regia isolate MS1-56 chromosome 1D, Jm3101_v1.0, whole genome shotgun sequence containing:
- the LOC121252899 gene encoding scarecrow-like protein 15, encoding MRVTVNPPQTSQSPNPKPVPYNNTVRNIGFHGSVNTPNQLSYEPTSVLDIRRSPSPVIERPASTTESSALTDVLSRPEDPIIDQWEDHVLHTTLDWDSIIKELGLHDDPAPALKSTVLQFNPSEPYVPHLPELPQSHPFDPIHFVQSDFNLSEVYSTHNLAHSLNSVDLAQDFHHFGLNGFEIVEDLLRAADCFDTNQLQLAQAILERLNPRLRSPVGKPLQRAAFYFKEAFQTLLTTAGSNRTPRLSSWSEIVQTIRTYKAFSSISPIPLFSHFTTNQALLEALHGSNFIHVVDFDIGFGGQYASFMKEISERSAEPCKANNSPVLRITAVVPEEYAVESRLIKENLTQFAHELKIRLQVEFVLLRTFEMLSFKAIKFMEGEKTALLLSPTIFRRLGSTNSIAAFLSDLRRVSPSVVIFSDNEGWMEGPGVASFRRNFVNSLEFYSLMFESLDAAVGSGGCGGDWVKKVETVLLRPRIVAAVEAVGRRVPPWREVFCGAGMRAVQLSQFADFQAECLLGKVQVRGFHVAKRQAELVLCWHDRPMVATSAWRC